A portion of the Haemorhous mexicanus isolate bHaeMex1 chromosome 3, bHaeMex1.pri, whole genome shotgun sequence genome contains these proteins:
- the SIX2 gene encoding homeobox protein SIX2, producing MSMLPTFGFTQEQVACVCEVLQQGGNIERLGRFLWSLPACEHLHKNESVLKAKAVVAFHRGNFRELYKILESHQFSAHNHPKLQQLWLKAHYIEAEKLRGRPLGAVGKYRVRRKFPLPRSIWDGEETSYCFKEKSRSVLREWYAHNPYPSPREKRELAEATGLTTTQVSNWFKNRRQRDRAAEAKERENNENSNSNSHNPLSASMNGNKTVLGSSEDEKTPSGTPDHTSSSPALLLSSNPGLQPLHGLGHPQGPSAIPVPSADPMHHHSLQDSILNPMSSNLVDLGS from the exons AAGGCGGCAACATCGAGCGGCTGGGGCGGTTCCTCtggtccctccctgcctgcgAGCACCTCCACAAGAACGAGAGCGTCCTGAAGGCCAAGGCGGTGGTGGCCTTCCACCGGGGCAACTTCCGCGAGCTCTACAAGATCCTGGAGAGCCACCAGTTCTCGGCGCACAACCACcccaagctgcagcagctctggctgaaggCGCACTACATCGAGGCGGAGAAGCTGCGGGGGCGACCCCTAGGGGCGGTGGGCAAGTACCGGGTGCGCCGCAAGTTCCCGCTGCCCCGCTCCATCTGGGACGGCGAGGAGACCAGCTACTGCTTCAAGGAGAAGAGCCGCAGCGTCCTCCGAGAGTGGTACGCCCACAACCCCTACCCGTCCCCCCGCGAGAAGCGGGAGCTGGCCGAGGCCACCGGCCTCACCACCACCCAGGTCAGCAACTGGTTCAAGAACCGCCGGCAGCGGGACCGCGCCGCCGAGGCCAAGGAAAG GGAAAACAACGAGAATTCCAACTCCAACAGCCACAACCCGCTCTCGGCGTCAATGAACGGCAATAAGACAGTTTTGGGGAGCTCAGAGGACGAGAAGACGCCGTCAGGGACCCCGGATCACACCTCCTCCAGCCCcgctctgctgctcagctccaaccccgggctgcagcccctgcacgGCCTGGGCCATCCCCAGGGCCCCAGCGCCATCCCCGTGCCCAGCGCTGACCCCATGCACCACCACAGCTTGCAGGACTCCATTCTCAACCCCATGTCATCTAACTTGGTCGATCTGGGCTCTTAA